Below is a genomic region from Paenibacillus rhizovicinus.
AAGCGACGATCACGGCGCTGGCGGATACAAGCGCGGCAAGTTTGGACAATTTCATTGCCAATCATGGACTTTCCGGCGTGCAAACCTTCTCGGATTACCACGATCTGCTGGATTCCGGAGTCGTGGACGCCGTCATTATTTGTTCGCCGCATACGCTGCATTTCCAGCAAGCGAGCGATGCGCTTCGCAAAGGTTTCCATGTCATGCTCGAGAAGCCGATGACTTGTTCATCCGCCGAAGCGGAACAGCTGATCCAAATCGCGGAACAATCGGGCAAAATCATGCAAGTCTCCTACCAGCGGCATTTCCAGCCGGAATTCCTGTACATCCGCGATGCGATCGCGAGCGGCGAGATCGGCAAGCTCACGTCGGTTACGGCTTCGCTCTACCAGGAATGGCAAGTCGGCACGGTCGGCTCTTGGCGCCAGAACCCTGCGCTGTCCGGAGGCGGTTTCTTGATGGATTCCGGCAGCCATATTATCGATGTGCTGCTGTGGACGACAGGCTTGACGCCGGTCGAAGTGAAGCCGCAGCTGCAAATGCACGGCACGCCCGTCGAGATCGATACGTTCACCTCGATCCGTTTCGCGGAAGGCGCCATTGCCGGCCTCAACCTTGTGGGCAATGCGCCTTGCTGGCATGAAACCTTCGTATTCTGCGGCGAAACGGGCGGCATCTTCTTCGATAACGGCAAGATTACGCTGCGTCGCAAGGGACAGGAGCACATTACGCCGGAGCTGCCGCAAGCGACGACGAATCAAGACAAGAGCTTCATCGACGCGATTCTGGGCCGGCACGAGGTGCTCGTTCCCGGCAAGTTCGCGTTGAAGGTGGTTCGGTTGTCGGAGATGATCTACGAAGCGGCGGGCTATGCGCCGCTTGCTGCCGAGAGTTAGTCGATTCGTATAAAGCAAATGTCTCATTATAAGCGAAATAAGCGAGCAAATTTGCTTCACATTCAAATTAGGCCGGAGCTCCCAAGTACGGGATGCTTCGGCCTTTTTCCATATGTGACCCCGTTCTTGTAATCTGCACAAACCAGCTCGTTCCGGAGGGCATCGAAATGGCATTTTGTGACGAGATTTAGTAAACTGGGCTATAAGGAGTGGATGAACGCAATGAAACCGGTCACGTTTACATTAGAAGAAGCGAATTTGCTGCTGCCTCAGCTGCAGGAAGAATTGATCAAGCTTCAACTGCTGGCGCAGCAGTTTGAAATGAAATTCGAAATGCTTCATCAATTGAAGGAGAAGCGCCGCAACGGCTCTATGCCCGTAAACGGCGGCAATGGAGAGGACCCGTACTTCGAGCTGGAAAGCCAGCTGGAGTTCATGCGGATGGAAGTGGAGCTGGCTGTCGGCAACTTCGAACGCAAAGGCGTCATGCTCAAAATGATCAATCCGGGACTCATTGATTTCCCCTCGATTTTGAATGGTGAGGAAATTCTAATCTGTTGGAAGCAAGGGGAAGAGCGCGCGACGCATTACCATGGGTACGATGACGGTTTCAGGGGCCGCAAACGCTATCCTGACGCGGGTTTGACGAATTAACGGAAGTTTTAAAAAAAGATTGGAATTTTCTCATTTAAGGGGCCTGAGCAATCAGGCTTCTTTTTGTTTCGTCATCAATGGCATGTCCGTCGACAAAAGATCATACAATTCTTACAGAAGCTTTGACATGCTTTTCAGTTGACAGCCTTTACAATCTAACCTATATCGGAAAGGCCCTTAAAATCCAAGGAAGAGGTGTATCTATGTCTCGGAGTCTCCAGTGGAATGTAGTGGCTTACATGATTAGCGCGGCGCTTCTGGCGTCCTTATTCTTATCGTTCAACCTGCCGTCAAGCGCGTGGCACGAGCGTTCAGCCGAAAGGAACTTCCCGCAGTGGCAAGGCAAGATTCAATCGTTGGCCAACGCGAATACGTCCGGGCCCGTGTCCCCGGTTTCGCCGAAATTCACGTTTCGGCCCGTTACGACGATCTCTAAACCATTACCTATATCTACCCCTTCGGCGGCACTTGCGAAACCGGCAGCCCCGTCCGCGTCGCAAGCAGTTCGAAAGACGCCATCCGTATCGATAGCATCCGCATCCCAGCCGGCATCGGCAGTTCAGTCAGCATCAACGGCCCCATCCGCACGGCTTGCAACCGAGCAAGCAAGCGCCCCGCCAGTCTCCAATACTCCCCTTACATATAAAGTAACTTCCTTTTACCTCAATGTTCGGGCACTGCCGAATGCGGACGCCGACATTCTCCGAGAAGTGAAGCAAGACACGATCTTGAAGGTTAGGCATATGACCGATAACGGCTGGCTGGCATTGATCGGCGGCGGTTACGTTCATGGCCGGTATGCAGTGCCGCTATCGGAGCAAACCGATGCGCAGGCAGCGCAGACGGACGCTTCCGTTCCGGATCCCGCCAAGAAGCGCGAAGTCGCTATCTTATCCAGTTCGTCGGCTTCCGTACAGCACCGCTTGTTGACCAACGATGCCGAAGCCTCAGCTGCCGCCGAAGCAGTCGCCGAAACCGCCGCCGAAGCGGACGACAGCAGCAATCCCGTTAAGCCGACCTCGAAAATCATGTCCGATTCAGGAATGACAAGAGCCCATATCGCCGCTTTGCTCAAAGGTACCAAGCTGCAAGGACTCGGGCTTGAGGACGTCATCCTTGGCGTGGAAGAGAAATACGGAATCAATGCTTTCTTCATCATCGCGGTGATGAAATTGGAAAGTGGCAACGGCAAGAGCACGCTCTCCCGAACCAAGAACAATCTCTTCGGTCTCAATGCGATCACCGGAGATGCCCATAGAAAGGCGTTTACCTTCAAAACGAAAGGGGACAGCATTCGGAAATTCGGACAACTTATTAACGACAACTATATCGGCCGGGGTTATACGACGATCGAGAAAGTCGCGCGTAAGTATTGTCCTGCCAACGGACTATGGGCAGGGCATGTCCGAACAATTATGAGAGGCGATTTCAAAAAACTCGTTTAACGCATGGATGCAAGAAACGGTTGACAGGATTTCACTCGTCATGTAACATTTCAACGAACGGACGCAAGCAGACCCGATTGATTCGTATAACCTCGCAGCAGGGCGGGGGTTTCTACAGGAAGCCGTAACTTCCTAACTACGAATATGGTTCGATCCTCGGAGGATCTATTCCATATTTGCGGTTAGGAAGTTTTTTTTGTGCGCGCAAACAGGACTGCGAAGCTTGGAGAGGAGACAACAGAGGAATGAAATTCGATTTGAAATACGCATTGGCGGTTTTTCTTGGCGCCGTTAGTTACGGTATTCTATCGACCATCGTCGTGAAAGCTTATGACGAAGGGTATCAATTAGGCGAGGTGGTCGGTTCGCAGCTGCTTGTCGGCTTCGTGCTGTCGTGGCTGCTCGCTGTCTATATACGGTTTAAAGCCGGACGGAATGAGCGGAGAAACGCAGCTTCGTCGGCAGGTACGCCAGCCGCCGGCACGGCGAAGAGAACAGGGCTCACTTGGAAGCAGAGGCTGCTTCTGATGTCCGCAGGCGTGCCGACAGCGCTGACCGGTCTGCTGTATTACCAATCGCTGCGTTATATCCCGAATTCGCTCGCCATTATCCTTTTGTTTCAATTCACGTGGATCGGCGTGTTCATCCATGCGATCAGGATGCGCCAACGTCCTAACAAGCTGATGCTGCTCACGCTTATCGTGCTGTTCATCGGAACGCTGTTCGCGGCAGGCATTGTCGATCAAGGCTTGACGCATTTCGATGCGCTTGGCGTCGTGCTTGGATTGCTCGCCGCCTTGAGTTATTCGTTGTTCATGCTGTCCAGCGGCAAGATCGTACCTTCCGCGGAGCCGGCGTTCCGCAGTGCCTGGATGATAACGGGCGGATTGATCGTCGTCTTCATCCTGTTCCCGCCGGCATTTCTGTTCAACGGCTTGATCTGGGGACATTTGCTGGTGTTCGGGCTGCTGCTCGGCCTATTCGGCGCTTTTATACCTCCTGTGCTATTCGCGGCGGGTATTCCCCATATCGGAGAAGGGGCGGCTTCGATTCTCGGCGCTTCAGAGCTGCCGGTGGCCGTCATGTTATCAGCTATCGTGCTGCATGAGCGCGTCAGCGCGCTGCAGTGGGGAGGGGTTGCGCTGGTGCTGATCGGCGTCGCGCTTCCGGAGCTGGTCAAACGGTTTCCGCAGACCAAAGCAAGGAGCTTCTCGCATAGAGCGTAGGGCACGGAGACGAGCACGGACGGATCTTGGAACAAGCCGGCTCTTCCATTGTAATCCAATCGTAGGCGCGATATATTAGGGTCATTCAGGTACAATTCAGGTACAAGAAGGGTGGCTGCCATGACGACTTATATTGCGCTCATTCGGGGCATTAACGTTGGCGGGAAGAATAAGCTGACGATGGCCGATTTGAAGCGGGAGCTGGAAGCCGTCGGTCTTGATCGCGTGCAGACCTATATTCAAAGCGGCAATGTCGTATTTCGGTCCGAGCACGGCGCAGGCCGTGTCCGGGAAGAGGTCGAGGCAGCGATTACGCGGGTTTCGGGCATCGTGGCGAAAGT
It encodes:
- a CDS encoding Gfo/Idh/MocA family protein, producing the protein MNAIRIGFIGTGGIAGWHARQLQELPEATITALADTSAASLDNFIANHGLSGVQTFSDYHDLLDSGVVDAVIICSPHTLHFQQASDALRKGFHVMLEKPMTCSSAEAEQLIQIAEQSGKIMQVSYQRHFQPEFLYIRDAIASGEIGKLTSVTASLYQEWQVGTVGSWRQNPALSGGGFLMDSGSHIIDVLLWTTGLTPVEVKPQLQMHGTPVEIDTFTSIRFAEGAIAGLNLVGNAPCWHETFVFCGETGGIFFDNGKITLRRKGQEHITPELPQATTNQDKSFIDAILGRHEVLVPGKFALKVVRLSEMIYEAAGYAPLAAES
- a CDS encoding EamA family transporter → MKFDLKYALAVFLGAVSYGILSTIVVKAYDEGYQLGEVVGSQLLVGFVLSWLLAVYIRFKAGRNERRNAASSAGTPAAGTAKRTGLTWKQRLLLMSAGVPTALTGLLYYQSLRYIPNSLAIILLFQFTWIGVFIHAIRMRQRPNKLMLLTLIVLFIGTLFAAGIVDQGLTHFDALGVVLGLLAALSYSLFMLSSGKIVPSAEPAFRSAWMITGGLIVVFILFPPAFLFNGLIWGHLLVFGLLLGLFGAFIPPVLFAAGIPHIGEGAASILGASELPVAVMLSAIVLHERVSALQWGGVALVLIGVALPELVKRFPQTKARSFSHRA
- a CDS encoding glucosaminidase domain-containing protein, whose translation is MTDNGWLALIGGGYVHGRYAVPLSEQTDAQAAQTDASVPDPAKKREVAILSSSSASVQHRLLTNDAEASAAAEAVAETAAEADDSSNPVKPTSKIMSDSGMTRAHIAALLKGTKLQGLGLEDVILGVEEKYGINAFFIIAVMKLESGNGKSTLSRTKNNLFGLNAITGDAHRKAFTFKTKGDSIRKFGQLINDNYIGRGYTTIEKVARKYCPANGLWAGHVRTIMRGDFKKLV
- a CDS encoding DUF2203 domain-containing protein: MNAMKPVTFTLEEANLLLPQLQEELIKLQLLAQQFEMKFEMLHQLKEKRRNGSMPVNGGNGEDPYFELESQLEFMRMEVELAVGNFERKGVMLKMINPGLIDFPSILNGEEILICWKQGEERATHYHGYDDGFRGRKRYPDAGLTN